One region of Salvia miltiorrhiza cultivar Shanhuang (shh) chromosome 3, IMPLAD_Smil_shh, whole genome shotgun sequence genomic DNA includes:
- the LOC131016166 gene encoding caffeic acid 3-O-methyltransferase 1 isoform X2, whose protein sequence is MGSTTKNPQTAAVNSDEEESFLFAMQLASASVLPMVLKSAIELDLLEIIKKAGAGAFVSPAEVAAQLPTTNEGAAVMLDRILRLLASYAILECRLKTLPDGGVQRLYGLAPVCKFLTKNDDGVSVAPLALMNQDKVLMESWYHLKDAVLDGEIPFNKAYGMSAFEYHGTDPRFNKVFNQGMSGHSTITMKKILETYKGFDGLNSVVDVGGGIGATLHMIVSKYPSIKGINFDLPHVIEDAPSYPGVEHVGGDMFVSVPKGDAIFMKWICHDWSDEHCLKFLKNCYDALPQNGKVILAECVLPEAPDSGLATKNVVHIDVIMLAHNPGGKERTEKEFHNLAKAAGFKHFNKACCAYNTWILELLK, encoded by the exons ATGGGTTCAACAACCAAGAATCCCCAAACCGCAGCCGTGAACTCCGATGAAGAAGAGAGCTTCCTCTTCGCCATGCAGCTGGCGAGCGCCTCCGTGCTGCCCATGGTGCTCAAATCCGCCATCGAGCTCGACCTGCTCGAGATCATCAAGAaggccggcgccggcgcctTCGTCTCCCCGGCGGAGGTCGCCGCGCAGCTCCCCACCACCAACGAGGGGGCCGCCGTGATGCTCGACAGGATCCTCCGCCTCCTCGCCAGTTACGCCATCCTCGAGTGCCGCCTGAAGACCCTCCCCGACGGCGGCGTCCAGCGCCTCTACGGCCTCGCGCCCGTCTGCAAATTCCTGACCAAGAACGACGACGGAGTTTCCGTCGCGCCCTTGGCGCTCATGAATCAAGATAAAGTGCTTATGGAGAGCTG GTACCATCTAAAAGATGCGGTTCTTGATGGAGAGATTCCGTTCAACAAAGCGTATGGGATGAGTGCATTTGAGTACCATGGAACAGATCCAAGATTCAACAAGGTGTTCAACCAAGGGATGTCTGGCCACTCCACCATCACAATGAAGAAGATTCTAGAAACTTACAAAGGGTTTGATGGCCTCAATAGTGTGGTGGATGTTGGTGGAGGAATTGGAGCTACACTCCACATGATTGTTTCTAAATATCCTTCTATTAAGGGCATTAATTTTGATTTGCCCCATGTTATTGAAGATGCCCCATCTTATCCAG GTGTGGAGCATGTGGGTGGAGACATGTTTGTGAGTGTGCCTAAAGGGGATGCCATCTTCATGAAG TGGATCTGCCATGATTGGAGTGATGAGCACTGTCTGAAATTCTTGAAGAACTGCTATGATGCATTGCCACAAAATGGGAAGGTGATATTGGCTGAGTGTGTGCTGCCAGAGGCCCCAGACAGTGGGCTGGCCACTAAGAATGTTGTCCACATTGACGTCATCATGTTGGCCCACAACCCAGGTGGTAAGGAAAGGACAGAAAAGGAATTTCACAACTTGGCCAAAGCTGCTGGCTTCAAACACTTCAACAAAGCTTGCTGTGCTTACAATACTTGGATTCTGGAGTTGCTTAAATGA
- the LOC131016166 gene encoding caffeic acid 3-O-methyltransferase 1 isoform X1, with the protein MGSTTKNPQTAAVNSDEEESFLFAMQLASASVLPMVLKSAIELDLLEIIKKAGAGAFVSPAEVAAQLPTTNEGAAVMLDRILRLLASYAILECRLKTLPDGGVQRLYGLAPVCKFLTKNDDGVSVAPLALMNQDKVLMESWYHLKDAVLDGEIPFNKAYGMSAFEYHGTDPRFNKVFNQGMSGHSTITMKKILETYKGFDGLNSVVDVGGGIGATLHMIVSKYPSIKGINFDLPHVIEDAPSYPGVEHVGGDMFVSVPKGDAIFMKVKPNLKLINYQNTPPPMKLIFALKYLQWICHDWSDEHCLKFLKNCYDALPQNGKVILAECVLPEAPDSGLATKNVVHIDVIMLAHNPGGKERTEKEFHNLAKAAGFKHFNKACCAYNTWILELLK; encoded by the exons ATGGGTTCAACAACCAAGAATCCCCAAACCGCAGCCGTGAACTCCGATGAAGAAGAGAGCTTCCTCTTCGCCATGCAGCTGGCGAGCGCCTCCGTGCTGCCCATGGTGCTCAAATCCGCCATCGAGCTCGACCTGCTCGAGATCATCAAGAaggccggcgccggcgcctTCGTCTCCCCGGCGGAGGTCGCCGCGCAGCTCCCCACCACCAACGAGGGGGCCGCCGTGATGCTCGACAGGATCCTCCGCCTCCTCGCCAGTTACGCCATCCTCGAGTGCCGCCTGAAGACCCTCCCCGACGGCGGCGTCCAGCGCCTCTACGGCCTCGCGCCCGTCTGCAAATTCCTGACCAAGAACGACGACGGAGTTTCCGTCGCGCCCTTGGCGCTCATGAATCAAGATAAAGTGCTTATGGAGAGCTG GTACCATCTAAAAGATGCGGTTCTTGATGGAGAGATTCCGTTCAACAAAGCGTATGGGATGAGTGCATTTGAGTACCATGGAACAGATCCAAGATTCAACAAGGTGTTCAACCAAGGGATGTCTGGCCACTCCACCATCACAATGAAGAAGATTCTAGAAACTTACAAAGGGTTTGATGGCCTCAATAGTGTGGTGGATGTTGGTGGAGGAATTGGAGCTACACTCCACATGATTGTTTCTAAATATCCTTCTATTAAGGGCATTAATTTTGATTTGCCCCATGTTATTGAAGATGCCCCATCTTATCCAG GTGTGGAGCATGTGGGTGGAGACATGTTTGTGAGTGTGCCTAAAGGGGATGCCATCTTCATGAAGGTAAAACCAAACCTCAAATTGATTAATTACCAAAACACCCCTCCTCCCATGAAACTCATttttgcccttaaatatttgcaGTGGATCTGCCATGATTGGAGTGATGAGCACTGTCTGAAATTCTTGAAGAACTGCTATGATGCATTGCCACAAAATGGGAAGGTGATATTGGCTGAGTGTGTGCTGCCAGAGGCCCCAGACAGTGGGCTGGCCACTAAGAATGTTGTCCACATTGACGTCATCATGTTGGCCCACAACCCAGGTGGTAAGGAAAGGACAGAAAAGGAATTTCACAACTTGGCCAAAGCTGCTGGCTTCAAACACTTCAACAAAGCTTGCTGTGCTTACAATACTTGGATTCTGGAGTTGCTTAAATGA
- the LOC131016167 gene encoding protein DOWNY MILDEW RESISTANCE 6-like, with amino-acid sequence METLLLVSNGFRCSTLPASYVRPEPERPKLSEVADFFNAPIVDLGSADPILIARQISHACQHYGFFQVINHGVAIESMEKMLEVTRDFFHLPVEEKMKLYSNDHTKTTRLSTSSNLQKEKIHNWRDYLRLHCHPLDKFVNEWPTNPTSFKEIVSNYSMEVRKLGLRLQEVISESLGLEKEYINSSLGEAGQHMAINYYPACPEPELTFGLPAHTDPNTLTILLQDTQVTGLQLLKDGKWLSVKPFPNAFVVNIGDQLQALSNSKYKSTWHRAVVNAQKARISIATFLCPSNNAVIKAPSQLIKDPSEAIYRDYTYAEYYEKFWSRNLDEGHCLELFKIQE; translated from the exons ATGGAAACTCTGTTGTTAGTCTCTAATGGTTTCCGATGCTCCACCCTTCCGGCAAGCTACGTCCGGCCCGAGCCCGAAAGGCCCAAACTTTCTGAAGTTGCAGACTTTTTCAATGCTCCCATCGTTGATTTGGGCTCTGCCGATCCAATTCTCATAGCCCGACAAATTTCTCATGCTTGTCAACACTATGGCTTTTTTCAG GTGATAAACCATGGTGTGGCAATCGAGAGCATGGAGAAAATGTTGGAGGTGACAAGAGACTTCTTCCATTTGCCTGTTGAGGAGAAGATGAAATTGTACTCAAATGACCACACAAAAACCACAAGATTGAGCACTAGCTCTAATCTTCAAAAGGAGAAGATTCATAATTGGAGAGATTATCTTAGGCTCCATTGTCACCCTTTGGACAAGTTTGTCAATGAATGGCCAACAAACCCTACATCTTTCAA GGAAATTGTGAGCAATTATAGCATGGAAGTCCGAAAACTGGGGCTGAGATTGCAAGAAGTGATTTCAGAGAGTTTGGGGCTTGAAAAAGAGTACATAAATAGTAGTTTAGGCGAAGCGGGACAGCACATGGCAATTAACTATTACCCAGCTTGCCCAGAGCCCGAACTCACATTCGGCCTCCCTGCCCATACAGATCCCAATACTCTCACAATTCTCCTCCAAGACACGCAGGTAACGGGCCTTCAATTGCTCAAAGATGGAAAATGGTTGTCTGTCAAGCCCTTCCCAAATGCATTTGTCGTCAACATTGGTGATCAACTCCAG GCGTTGAGCAACTCCAAATACAAAAGCACGTGGCACAGAGCAGTAGTGAACGCCCAGAAAGCAAGAATTTCGATAGCTACATTCTTGTGCCCTAGTAACAACGCTGTCATCAAAGCTCCATCACAGCTCATTAAGGACCCATCAGAAGCCATTTATAGAGACTACACTTATGCAGAGTATTATGAAAAATTCTGGAGCAGAAACCTTGATGAGGGTCATTGCTTGGAACTTTTCAAGATTCAAGAATGA